From Streptomyces sp. NBC_00690, a single genomic window includes:
- a CDS encoding S8 family peptidase, translated as MRRQCAATVAMATSMALAMGLTALASADGANGAAEPLRALPLSALSLAAKPADQSTDLASHHRITLITGDQVFVDAEGRTVGFQPAKGRERIPVQTRTIDGHTLVIPVDARPLVESGQVDRRFFDITELGKPAYRKAHRNGLRVIVAYRGTATGSKAKVRSADDTDVRRSFKSLNADAVTASPSGASDLWNALTDTSVHGKRSTAAGIRQIWLDTVRQATLKTSAAQIGAPTAWAAGYDGKGVKIAVLDSGVDTTHQDLKSQVSAEKNFSASADAKDRYGHGTHVASIAAGTGATAGGLYKGVAPGATLLSGKVLDDQGAGDDSSIIAGIDWAVSQGADIINLSLGGRDSPGIDALEAHVNQVSEAKGVLFAIAAGNSGKQSLNSPGTADAALTVGAVDSADQLAHFSSTGPRLGDGAIKPDVTGPGVDITAAAAPGSVIEQSTGQNPAGYLSISGTSMATPHAAGAAALLKQRHPNWTYRELKAALTGSTKSVSGSPFEQGSGRIQVDRALSQTVIADPVSVGFGKVPWPHTDDIPITRAVTYRNLSTEDIALDLVATGLDPQGNPAPAGFFALSASQLTVPAGGKASVDLTADTRHGGGVHGTYFAHLTASGGGQTVRTMAAVEREDESYELTIKHIGHDGSTTRIFFDHVIGVKGPAEGTDVWTGYDPSGTTKVRVPSGSYILNTDFYDPNDVNQRVDWISQPKLSITGDTTVTVDVRTARRVDITVPDPTARSIIAMAGFDLTVAKDRDYGFAWMVESYDHFYRGHLGPRITDGSLRQQWDGHWVRPDATSYHTTASSRGQRIATGHTKRYGAHEFATIKPVAGASAPQKRGTVAATGWAPESDFASSTPVAIPKTLPGTRTLYVSTADGVRWDLLFQQVDATDIPEVDFTLAEPQKFTAGKTYSKTFNVGIFGPRIDRDYGLFRDGDLLHGRLPVLADGRSHPGSSKLTSAKTTLYQGSTKIGENAIPPFGKASVFSMPAEPGNYRLTTSVTRSAQVGRASSRVDASWSFPSKSTASRTQLPASTVHFATALGLDSTAPAGKSQSVSVQVQGAAEGRNLASLAVYASYDYGKSWKRLTVAKGKVSVKNPAEGKGISLRANVTDKNGNRSTVSIFDAYFGS; from the coding sequence ATGAGAAGACAGTGCGCCGCGACAGTGGCGATGGCGACCTCCATGGCCCTTGCCATGGGCTTAACGGCCCTCGCTTCAGCGGACGGGGCAAACGGTGCTGCCGAGCCATTGAGGGCCCTGCCCCTCTCCGCCCTGAGCCTCGCCGCGAAGCCCGCCGACCAGAGCACGGACCTCGCATCCCATCACCGCATCACCCTCATCACCGGCGATCAGGTTTTCGTCGACGCAGAGGGGCGGACAGTGGGTTTCCAGCCGGCCAAGGGCCGTGAGCGGATACCCGTACAGACCCGGACCATCGACGGTCACACCCTGGTCATACCCGTCGACGCGCGACCGCTTGTGGAAAGCGGCCAGGTGGACCGGCGATTCTTCGACATCACCGAGTTGGGCAAACCCGCCTATCGCAAGGCCCATCGCAACGGTCTGCGGGTGATCGTGGCCTACCGGGGTACGGCCACCGGCAGCAAGGCCAAGGTGCGTTCGGCTGACGACACCGATGTTCGCAGGTCCTTCAAGTCACTGAACGCGGACGCCGTCACAGCTTCGCCGAGCGGCGCGTCCGACCTCTGGAATGCGCTCACCGACACCTCGGTCCACGGCAAGCGGAGCACCGCCGCTGGCATCCGTCAGATATGGCTGGACACCGTTCGTCAGGCGACGCTCAAGACCAGTGCCGCGCAGATCGGTGCTCCGACAGCATGGGCCGCCGGCTATGACGGCAAGGGCGTCAAGATCGCCGTGCTGGACAGCGGTGTCGACACCACACATCAGGACCTCAAGAGCCAGGTGAGCGCGGAGAAGAACTTCAGTGCGTCCGCCGACGCCAAGGACCGCTATGGGCATGGAACCCATGTGGCGTCCATCGCCGCGGGTACCGGTGCCACCGCGGGCGGCCTGTACAAGGGAGTAGCGCCGGGGGCCACACTACTGAGCGGCAAGGTCCTCGACGACCAGGGCGCGGGCGACGATTCCAGCATCATCGCCGGGATCGACTGGGCGGTCTCACAGGGCGCCGACATCATCAACCTCAGCCTGGGCGGCCGGGACAGCCCCGGGATCGACGCCTTGGAAGCACACGTGAACCAGGTGTCCGAGGCCAAGGGCGTCCTCTTCGCCATCGCGGCAGGCAACAGCGGTAAGCAGAGCCTCAATTCACCGGGCACTGCTGATGCGGCACTCACCGTCGGCGCAGTGGACAGCGCCGACCAGCTCGCGCACTTCTCCAGCACCGGGCCGCGGTTGGGCGATGGGGCGATCAAGCCGGATGTGACCGGACCCGGGGTCGACATCACGGCCGCAGCCGCACCAGGCAGTGTCATCGAGCAGAGCACCGGCCAGAACCCGGCCGGATACCTCTCCATCTCCGGTACGTCCATGGCCACCCCGCACGCCGCCGGCGCAGCCGCACTACTGAAGCAGCGCCATCCCAACTGGACGTACCGCGAACTGAAGGCGGCACTCACCGGGTCGACGAAGAGCGTGTCGGGATCGCCATTCGAGCAGGGCAGTGGCCGTATCCAAGTGGACCGGGCACTTTCCCAGACAGTGATCGCCGATCCGGTGTCAGTGGGATTCGGGAAGGTGCCGTGGCCGCACACCGATGACATCCCCATCACCAGGGCCGTGACCTACCGCAATCTCAGCACCGAAGACATCGCCCTCGATCTGGTGGCCACAGGGCTCGACCCCCAGGGCAATCCCGCCCCAGCCGGATTCTTCGCACTGTCGGCGTCGCAGCTGACCGTTCCGGCCGGAGGAAAGGCATCGGTCGACCTCACGGCGGACACCAGACACGGTGGCGGCGTTCACGGCACGTACTTCGCGCATCTCACCGCCAGTGGAGGTGGTCAGACCGTACGGACAATGGCGGCTGTCGAGCGCGAGGACGAGTCCTATGAGTTGACCATCAAGCACATCGGGCACGACGGCAGCACCACCCGGATCTTCTTCGATCACGTCATCGGTGTCAAAGGTCCGGCCGAAGGTACGGACGTTTGGACGGGGTACGACCCCTCGGGCACGACCAAGGTCCGTGTGCCATCGGGGTCCTACATCCTCAACACCGACTTCTATGATCCGAACGATGTGAATCAACGAGTCGACTGGATCAGCCAGCCGAAACTGAGCATCACGGGAGACACCACGGTGACCGTCGATGTGCGGACCGCCCGACGGGTCGACATCACCGTGCCGGACCCAACTGCCCGCTCGATCATCGCGATGGCGGGCTTCGACCTGACCGTGGCCAAGGATCGAGACTACGGATTCGCTTGGATGGTTGAGAGCTATGACCACTTCTACCGCGGTCATCTCGGCCCGCGGATCACGGACGGTTCGCTGAGGCAGCAATGGGATGGACACTGGGTGAGACCGGACGCCACCTCGTACCACACCACCGCATCCAGTCGTGGGCAACGCATCGCGACGGGCCACACCAAACGTTACGGTGCCCATGAGTTCGCCACGATCAAGCCCGTGGCGGGAGCCTCCGCACCACAGAAGCGCGGCACGGTGGCGGCCACGGGTTGGGCGCCGGAGTCCGATTTCGCCTCGTCCACCCCCGTCGCCATTCCCAAGACACTGCCGGGCACCCGCACGTTGTACGTCTCGACGGCGGACGGCGTCCGATGGGATCTGCTGTTCCAGCAGGTCGACGCGACTGACATTCCCGAGGTGGACTTCACACTCGCAGAGCCCCAGAAGTTCACGGCCGGCAAGACGTACAGCAAAACGTTCAATGTGGGAATCTTCGGCCCTCGGATCGACCGCGACTACGGCCTGTTCCGCGATGGCGACCTGCTCCACGGCCGACTGCCGGTCCTTGCCGACGGTCGGTCACATCCGGGGTCATCGAAGCTCACCTCCGCGAAGACGACCCTGTACCAGGGATCGACCAAGATCGGCGAGAATGCGATCCCACCGTTCGGCAAGGCTTCCGTGTTCAGCATGCCGGCCGAGCCGGGGAACTATCGACTGACCACATCCGTGACCCGCAGCGCACAGGTGGGTCGGGCGTCCAGCAGGGTCGACGCGAGTTGGTCGTTCCCGTCGAAGAGCACTGCGTCCCGTACCCAGCTCCCCGCTTCCACGGTCCATTTCGCCACGGCCCTGGGCCTGGACAGCACGGCACCTGCCGGAAAATCCCAGTCCGTCTCGGTTCAGGTGCAGGGTGCGGCCGAGGGACGCAACCTCGCGTCCCTCGCGGTGTACGCGTCGTACGACTACGGCAAGAGCTGGAAGAGGCTGACGGTCGCCAAGGGCAAGGTGTCCGTGAAGAACCCGGCCGAGGGCAAGGGCATCTCCTTGCGCGCCAACGTCACCGACAAGAACGGCAATAGATCCACGGTCTCGATCTTCGACGCCTACTTCGGCAGCTGA
- a CDS encoding DUF4184 family protein, translating into MPFTLSHPAAVVPLLRRPFVPVALVMGAMAPDLPYFLQALRISVSAGDWYGPFLNATTSHSLTGVLTVTLPCTLVLVAGYWLLRGPVAGLLPAHLVPPAPMVPNSAVAKIRYGAWLLLSALIGIATHLVWDSFTHFDGYVVAQVALLREPVAGGLTPARLLQHLSTAIGLTVLGAHLWRRRFDRRTPRSGGSDVLTPTIRWSVTAILGGAALLGAAAHSRGIDAHRRLTVVDTSRPLTTELGDGATSITYPTRTETAPWHTVAEGMLSDAAKGAGASLTAALLLYAIAWHLHRSLRPSRRAGTEAQPDTAAVPEGSDTERTVTS; encoded by the coding sequence GTGCCGTTCACCCTGTCCCACCCAGCGGCGGTCGTCCCGCTGCTGCGCCGCCCCTTCGTGCCCGTGGCCCTGGTCATGGGCGCGATGGCGCCCGACCTCCCGTACTTCCTTCAGGCCCTGCGCATCTCGGTCAGCGCCGGTGACTGGTACGGCCCCTTCCTCAATGCCACCACGTCCCACTCGCTGACCGGCGTCCTGACGGTCACACTTCCTTGCACGCTCGTCCTGGTCGCCGGCTACTGGCTGCTACGGGGACCGGTTGCCGGATTGCTTCCCGCGCACCTGGTACCCCCGGCACCCATGGTGCCGAACAGCGCAGTTGCGAAGATCCGCTACGGGGCATGGCTACTGCTGTCCGCCCTGATCGGTATCGCAACCCATCTTGTGTGGGACTCCTTCACACACTTCGATGGATATGTCGTTGCCCAGGTGGCGCTTCTGCGGGAACCGGTGGCGGGCGGTCTGACGCCGGCCCGGCTGCTCCAGCACCTGAGCACCGCAATCGGGCTGACGGTCCTTGGCGCACACCTCTGGCGCCGTCGATTTGATCGGCGCACTCCGCGATCAGGCGGATCCGATGTGCTCACTCCCACGATCAGATGGAGCGTGACGGCAATTCTCGGAGGGGCCGCCCTCTTGGGCGCCGCTGCCCACAGCCGAGGCATCGATGCCCATCGCCGGTTGACCGTCGTGGACACCAGCCGTCCGCTCACCACAGAACTCGGCGATGGCGCGACCTCGATCACCTATCCCACCCGGACGGAGACCGCACCCTGGCACACGGTCGCCGAAGGCATGCTGTCCGACGCCGCAAAGGGTGCGGGGGCCTCCCTCACAGCCGCCCTGCTGTTGTACGCAATCGCCTGGCATCTCCATCGATCGCTCCGCCCGTCACGGAGGGCAGGAACCGAAGCACAACCCGACACAGCAGCTGTGCCCGAGGGCAGCGACACCGAAAGGACCGTAACAAGTTGA
- a CDS encoding PadR family transcriptional regulator — MTERAMQELALLVLTALADAPRHGYAIAQEIKGITDGRVAPRTGALYGALDRLVAEGLIEVSQEEVVDGRARRVFALAPDGRERLTLETERLATAVREARRRLGIDGAPVMR, encoded by the coding sequence ATGACTGAGCGGGCGATGCAAGAACTGGCACTGCTGGTGCTGACGGCCCTGGCCGACGCACCCCGACACGGGTATGCGATTGCCCAGGAGATCAAGGGCATCACCGACGGCCGAGTCGCCCCACGTACCGGGGCGCTCTACGGGGCACTGGACCGGCTGGTCGCGGAGGGGCTGATCGAGGTGAGCCAGGAGGAAGTGGTCGACGGCAGGGCACGGCGAGTCTTCGCCCTCGCCCCCGACGGCAGGGAGCGGCTGACCCTGGAGACCGAGCGGCTCGCCACGGCCGTACGGGAGGCCAGACGGCGACTGGGGATCGACGGCGCACCGGTGATGAGGTGA
- a CDS encoding RNA polymerase sigma factor: MNVTTGDQPDDAELLAALRERDRAAFEALYRRYAPWLTARLQYRCADPAELDDIVQEAFLSIWRRCTEGRQPEVQDFAGWLWRIAARRLADAARTHGSRSRIQRALDAFRRSPTPSAEEQALDSGEFGPVRAALSRLPPDLQDVLQATVLDGLTTQQTAQKLRLPTGTVKSRAQRARRRLRAELADGTEPTGPAQPPPHPDEAIPHHPAERQR; this comes from the coding sequence GTGAACGTCACAACGGGCGACCAACCCGACGACGCCGAGCTGCTCGCCGCGCTGCGAGAGCGTGACCGGGCCGCATTCGAGGCGCTGTACCGCCGCTATGCGCCCTGGCTCACCGCGCGGTTGCAGTACCGGTGCGCCGACCCCGCCGAACTCGACGACATCGTCCAGGAGGCATTCCTCTCCATCTGGCGCCGCTGCACCGAGGGACGGCAGCCCGAAGTACAGGACTTCGCCGGGTGGCTCTGGCGGATCGCCGCCCGCCGCCTCGCCGATGCCGCCCGCACCCATGGCAGCCGCAGCCGGATACAGCGGGCACTCGACGCCTTCCGACGCTCCCCCACGCCCTCGGCCGAGGAGCAGGCGTTGGACTCGGGCGAGTTCGGACCGGTACGCGCGGCGCTCAGCAGGCTTCCCCCGGATCTCCAGGACGTCCTCCAGGCCACCGTCCTCGACGGACTGACCACCCAACAGACCGCCCAGAAACTGCGACTCCCCACCGGAACCGTCAAGTCGAGGGCCCAGCGAGCCCGTAGACGACTCCGAGCGGAACTCGCGGACGGAACAGAACCGACAGGACCCGCGCAGCCACCGCCCCACCCTGACGAGGCCATACCGCACCACCCAGCAGAGAGGCAGCGTTGA